Proteins found in one Sporosarcina sp. FSL K6-3457 genomic segment:
- the trxA gene encoding thioredoxin, giving the protein MAIINATDQSFAENIKEGLVLVDFWAPWCGPCKMIAPVLEELDGDFEGKAQIVKVDVDDNQGTASNYGVMSIPTLILFKDGEIVDKVVGFKPKEALAELIEKHA; this is encoded by the coding sequence ATGGCAATTATTAATGCAACTGATCAGAGCTTTGCGGAGAATATTAAAGAAGGACTTGTCCTTGTAGACTTTTGGGCACCTTGGTGTGGACCATGTAAAATGATCGCTCCAGTTCTTGAAGAGCTAGATGGCGACTTCGAAGGTAAAGCGCAAATCGTTAAAGTAGACGTTGACGATAACCAAGGAACGGCAAGTAATTACGGTGTTATGTCTATTCCAACGCTAATCCTTTTCAAAGATGGCGAAATCGTTGATAAAGTTGTCGGTTTCAAACCGAAAGAAGCACTTGCAGAATTAATCGAAAAACACGCGTAA
- a CDS encoding YfiT family bacillithiol transferase, with protein sequence MDVTFPIGRLQVPEKVTVENIQEWLNEIETYTIRLQETVGSLDDEQLNKTYRDGSWTVRQLVHHIADSQLNMYQRLKLALTDDNPTVPAFDQEKWAIQPDTNLPIESSIKMLEGINERIVSLGNSLTDEQLARFFTHQENGEITVATKVAKLSWHEEHHLAHIKIALSK encoded by the coding sequence ATGGATGTCACATTTCCAATTGGAAGGCTACAAGTTCCTGAAAAAGTAACAGTAGAAAATATTCAAGAATGGCTAAACGAAATCGAAACGTACACCATTCGATTGCAGGAAACAGTTGGTTCATTAGATGACGAGCAATTAAACAAAACATACCGTGATGGTAGCTGGACAGTTCGTCAGCTTGTTCATCATATTGCAGATTCTCAGTTAAATATGTATCAGCGTTTGAAACTTGCTTTAACAGATGACAATCCAACTGTACCAGCTTTTGACCAAGAAAAGTGGGCTATTCAACCTGATACAAATCTTCCTATAGAAAGTTCTATTAAAATGTTAGAAGGCATAAATGAACGTATCGTATCTTTAGGCAATAGTTTAACTGATGAGCAATTGGCCCGATTTTTTACACATCAAGAAAACGGGGAAATTACAGTGGCAACAAAAGTGGCAAAGTTATCCTGGCATGAAGAACATCATTTAGCACATATAAAAATTGCATTGTCTAAATAA
- a CDS encoding DUF350 domain-containing protein, whose translation MTNTGFWSHPLVETAGYFSVVILCLIVSMVLFELVTKYKNWEEIRKGNLSVAFATGGKIFGVCNIFRYSIERHNSLPEMIGWGLFGFILLVFAYILFEFLTPKFNIDKEIEADNRSVGFISLIISVGLSFVIGASIS comes from the coding sequence ATGACGAACACGGGATTTTGGAGTCATCCACTTGTAGAAACTGCGGGCTATTTCAGTGTTGTTATCCTTTGTCTTATTGTCTCAATGGTGCTTTTTGAGCTCGTGACGAAATATAAGAACTGGGAAGAAATTCGAAAAGGTAATTTATCCGTTGCGTTTGCAACAGGTGGGAAAATATTTGGTGTATGTAACATCTTTCGCTACTCAATCGAACGGCATAACTCATTGCCTGAAATGATTGGATGGGGATTATTTGGATTTATCCTGCTCGTCTTTGCTTATATTCTGTTTGAATTCCTAACACCGAAATTCAATATCGATAAGGAAATTGAAGCTGATAATCGTTCTGTAGGTTTCATTTCTTTAATCATATCAGTCGGTCTGTCATTCGTTATTGGGGCAAGTATTTCATAG
- a CDS encoding endonuclease MutS2: protein MENRVLKTLEFDKIRDIVATHCTSFAGRSYIEKLVPVSEFDEVVRLLEEMDEGLSILRVRGNVPMGGISDIRPHAKRAQQGGMLSAYELMEVANTIRASRILRQFIEAIVADEDIDIPHFVAKKELIPILTGLEHEINACIDDNGHVVDSASGSLRSIRQGLRMQEGRVREKLESYTRGRNAAKMLSDSIVTIRNDRFVIPVKAEYRSHYGGVIHDMSSSGQTLFIEPDAVVQANNEIRRLKMQEQEEIEKILLELSAKVQEIAHELFTLVAVLAEIDIILAKAKFGMAHKCTKPEVNNEGYIRLAKARHPLLPIETAVANTIEFGKDITTIVITGPNTGGKTVTLKTVGLCTLMAQAGLPIPALDGSEIAVFDSVYADIGDEQSIEQSLSTFSSHMVNIVDIIQKYDDRSLIIFDELGSGTDPQEGAALAISILDEVHGHGARVMATTHYPELKAYGYNRPGVANASVEFDIETLSPTYRLLIGVPGRSNAFEISKRLGLQERIIERAKTFTGTDRGEVDSMIVSLETSRVQSEKDAEQTHEVLLETEQLKRELEERLAEFDSMKERLEAKAKEKAKKIVEEAKRESEAVISDLRAMRLNVGANIKEHELIEARKRLEGAAPLEVKKVIKAKAAPRPLQAGDEVKVLSYGQKGTLVEKVSSTEWVVQIGILKMKLDQSGLEYVKPEKEKPTVVTTSVRGRDSHIKLELDLRGERYEDAIFRTEKYLDDALLSNYHQVSIIHGKGTGALRQGIQQFLKNHSRVKSYRFGEAGEGGHGVTVVELK from the coding sequence TTGGAAAATCGTGTCTTAAAAACACTTGAGTTCGATAAAATCCGGGATATTGTGGCTACACATTGCACATCATTTGCCGGTCGTTCTTATATAGAAAAATTAGTTCCTGTTAGTGAGTTTGACGAGGTTGTTCGATTACTAGAAGAAATGGATGAAGGGCTATCCATTTTACGCGTCCGTGGCAATGTGCCAATGGGGGGCATTAGTGATATTAGACCCCACGCAAAACGTGCGCAGCAAGGCGGTATGTTAAGCGCCTATGAATTAATGGAGGTTGCCAATACCATCCGCGCGAGCCGAATTTTACGTCAATTCATCGAAGCCATTGTAGCCGACGAAGATATTGACATTCCACATTTCGTAGCTAAAAAAGAGTTGATTCCCATTTTGACGGGCTTGGAGCATGAAATCAATGCGTGCATTGACGATAATGGACATGTTGTCGATAGTGCGTCGGGTTCGCTGCGTTCTATTCGACAGGGATTGCGAATGCAAGAAGGGCGAGTTCGTGAAAAGCTAGAAAGCTACACACGTGGGCGCAATGCAGCGAAGATGCTGTCCGATTCGATTGTGACGATTCGTAATGACCGTTTTGTTATACCTGTCAAGGCGGAGTACCGTTCCCATTATGGCGGTGTTATTCATGATATGTCGTCATCTGGGCAGACGTTGTTCATCGAACCGGATGCAGTCGTTCAGGCGAATAATGAAATTAGACGCTTGAAAATGCAGGAGCAAGAAGAAATCGAGAAAATTCTCCTCGAACTATCTGCCAAAGTGCAGGAAATTGCCCATGAACTATTTACTTTAGTCGCTGTCTTGGCCGAAATTGATATTATCCTTGCGAAAGCGAAATTTGGTATGGCGCATAAGTGTACGAAACCAGAAGTGAACAACGAAGGCTATATTCGCTTGGCGAAAGCGCGTCATCCATTGTTGCCGATTGAAACGGCCGTTGCGAATACAATTGAATTTGGTAAAGATATTACAACAATCGTTATTACCGGACCTAATACAGGTGGGAAAACCGTGACATTGAAAACGGTCGGCTTGTGCACATTAATGGCACAAGCTGGGTTGCCAATTCCTGCACTCGATGGTTCGGAAATTGCTGTCTTCGATTCGGTCTATGCTGACATTGGGGATGAACAATCGATTGAGCAAAGTTTGAGTACGTTCTCTTCACATATGGTTAATATTGTTGATATTATTCAAAAATACGATGATCGTTCATTAATTATTTTCGACGAGCTCGGTTCAGGTACGGATCCACAGGAAGGGGCGGCACTGGCCATCTCGATTTTGGATGAAGTACATGGGCATGGTGCGCGCGTAATGGCAACGACTCATTATCCAGAATTAAAAGCGTATGGCTATAACCGTCCAGGCGTTGCCAATGCGAGTGTCGAGTTCGATATAGAAACATTGAGTCCGACGTATCGTTTATTAATTGGCGTGCCAGGTCGCAGTAATGCGTTTGAAATTTCGAAGCGGCTTGGTTTGCAAGAGCGCATCATCGAGCGTGCAAAAACTTTCACGGGGACAGACCGCGGGGAAGTCGATTCGATGATTGTGTCTCTGGAAACAAGTCGTGTTCAATCGGAAAAAGATGCGGAACAAACGCATGAAGTATTGCTGGAAACGGAACAGTTGAAGCGCGAGTTGGAAGAACGTTTAGCTGAATTCGACAGCATGAAAGAACGATTGGAAGCGAAAGCGAAAGAAAAAGCGAAGAAAATCGTTGAAGAGGCAAAACGTGAGTCGGAAGCAGTTATTTCAGATTTACGCGCCATGCGCTTAAATGTTGGAGCAAACATCAAAGAGCATGAATTGATTGAAGCACGTAAACGTTTAGAAGGTGCCGCGCCACTTGAAGTGAAAAAAGTGATCAAAGCAAAAGCAGCACCAAGACCTCTGCAAGCTGGTGATGAAGTGAAAGTGCTTAGCTATGGTCAAAAAGGCACACTCGTCGAAAAAGTATCGAGTACGGAATGGGTTGTCCAAATCGGTATTTTGAAGATGAAGCTGGACCAGTCAGGCTTAGAATACGTCAAACCAGAAAAAGAGAAACCAACTGTTGTGACGACTTCTGTAAGGGGAAGAGATTCGCATATCAAACTAGAACTCGACCTACGTGGAGAGCGCTATGAAGATGCCATCTTCCGCACAGAGAAATATTTGGATGACGCATTATTATCAAATTATCACCAAGTATCCATTATCCACGGTAAAGGCACAGGTGCATTAAGACAAGGCATCCAACAATTCTTGAAAAATCATTCCCGTGTCAAAAGCTATCGTTTTGGGGAAGCTGGCGAAGGCGGACACGGTGTGACTGTAGTGGAATTGAAATGA
- a CDS encoding type II toxin-antitoxin system RelE family toxin, which produces MSLKNYLFPKLDFWEDAKTDWAALDGHQKKFVFRALQRIEKSGADIGEALSKKRNIDLTGYRKVKLRAIGIRIVYKILNDKVEVAEIIAIGNRMDEEVYKEAFKRINKKHIE; this is translated from the coding sequence ATGTCATTGAAAAACTATTTATTCCCAAAATTAGATTTTTGGGAAGATGCAAAAACTGATTGGGCTGCACTGGATGGTCACCAAAAGAAATTTGTTTTTAGAGCATTACAGCGTATTGAAAAAAGCGGTGCTGACATTGGTGAAGCTTTAAGTAAAAAAAGAAATATCGACTTAACTGGATATCGAAAAGTTAAATTAAGAGCAATAGGTATTCGCATCGTTTATAAAATTTTAAACGATAAGGTTGAAGTAGCTGAAATTATTGCTATTGGTAATCGGATGGATGAAGAAGTCTATAAAGAGGCATTCAAACGAATCAATAAGAAACATATTGAATAA
- a CDS encoding long-chain-fatty-acid--CoA ligase, whose protein sequence is MTAKPWLDLYPAEIAKTLDYERVPIQEFLTRSSKKYPEKTAIHFMGKDITYKEFHESALKFANYLKSIGIEKGDRVAIMLPNCPQSAIAYYGILYIGAIVVQTNPLYTERELAYQMVDSGAKAIISLDILFPRISKVVKDTELEHVIITGIKDYLPFPKNLIYPFIQKKEYGMTVKVEHRGMNHLFTEIMKVANSNPVSYDFNYDEDIALLQYTGGTTGPPKGVMLTHANLNSNVKMCSEWLYKCEEGKETVMGILPFFHVYGMTTVLVLSVMLGNKMVLIPKFDFETALKTIDKQKPTLFPGAPTIYIGLLNHPDVAKYDLSSIKACISGSAALPVEIQEKFEKVTGGKLVEGYGLTETSPVTHANFVWATERIKASVGVPWPDTDSCILGPDSSEPLAFGEVGEIAVRGPQVMKGYWNRPEDTKQTFRDGWFLTGDLGYMDEKGYFYVVDRKKDMIIASGFNIYPREIEEILYEHEAIQECVVAGIPDPYRGETVKAYIVLKEGASVTEEQLDKYCREHLASFKVPRKYEFRSELPKTAVGKILRRTLVDEEKKKAEQERLTS, encoded by the coding sequence ATGACGGCAAAACCTTGGTTGGATTTGTATCCTGCTGAAATCGCAAAGACGCTGGATTATGAACGGGTTCCAATTCAGGAATTTCTAACGAGGTCCAGCAAAAAGTATCCTGAAAAAACTGCGATACATTTTATGGGGAAAGATATTACCTATAAGGAATTCCACGAATCTGCTTTGAAGTTCGCAAACTATCTGAAATCGATTGGGATTGAAAAAGGGGATCGGGTGGCGATTATGTTGCCGAACTGTCCACAAAGTGCCATCGCCTATTATGGCATCCTCTATATAGGGGCTATCGTTGTACAGACCAATCCACTTTATACGGAACGTGAGCTAGCCTACCAAATGGTGGATTCTGGTGCAAAGGCAATTATTTCACTTGATATTTTATTTCCGCGAATTTCAAAAGTTGTCAAAGATACAGAGCTCGAGCATGTTATCATTACAGGCATTAAAGATTACTTGCCATTCCCTAAAAATCTTATTTATCCATTTATCCAGAAAAAAGAATATGGCATGACGGTAAAAGTTGAACATCGAGGGATGAATCATCTCTTTACTGAAATAATGAAAGTCGCCAATTCAAACCCAGTTAGTTATGATTTTAATTACGATGAAGATATTGCCTTATTGCAATACACTGGTGGAACAACAGGACCACCAAAAGGAGTTATGCTAACGCATGCTAACCTTAATTCGAATGTCAAGATGTGTAGTGAATGGCTATATAAGTGTGAGGAAGGTAAAGAAACAGTGATGGGCATTCTGCCATTTTTCCACGTTTATGGCATGACGACAGTATTAGTCCTGTCAGTTATGTTAGGTAACAAAATGGTACTCATACCGAAATTCGATTTTGAAACAGCTTTAAAAACAATCGACAAACAGAAGCCGACACTATTTCCAGGTGCACCTACTATTTACATTGGCTTATTGAATCATCCAGACGTTGCAAAATATGATTTATCCTCTATAAAAGCATGTATTAGTGGTTCAGCAGCGTTACCGGTTGAAATACAGGAGAAATTTGAAAAGGTTACCGGCGGAAAATTAGTTGAAGGCTATGGTTTGACGGAAACATCGCCTGTTACACATGCGAACTTTGTTTGGGCAACAGAGCGTATAAAGGCCTCTGTCGGTGTACCGTGGCCAGATACAGACTCCTGCATATTGGGTCCTGACTCATCAGAACCACTTGCATTTGGTGAAGTTGGTGAAATTGCAGTGAGAGGTCCACAAGTGATGAAAGGCTACTGGAATCGACCAGAGGATACGAAGCAAACGTTCCGTGATGGCTGGTTCTTGACAGGTGATCTTGGCTATATGGACGAAAAAGGTTATTTTTACGTTGTGGATCGTAAAAAAGATATGATTATTGCGAGTGGTTTTAATATTTATCCACGTGAAATTGAAGAAATATTGTATGAACACGAAGCGATTCAAGAATGTGTCGTTGCGGGTATCCCAGATCCGTACAGAGGGGAAACCGTCAAAGCCTATATCGTCTTGAAAGAGGGCGCTTCAGTAACAGAAGAGCAGTTAGATAAGTATTGTCGTGAACATTTAGCATCATTTAAAGTACCACGCAAGTATGAATTCCGTAGTGAATTACCAAAAACAGCAGTTGGAAAAATCTTACGCCGGACACTTGTGGATGAAGAGAAGAAGAAGGCTGAACAGGAACGATTGACTTCGTGA
- a CDS encoding enoyl-CoA hydratase — MKFLTVAIEDGVAVATINRPPANALSRALILEVDELLDQMEIDESVRVIVLHGEGKFFSAGADIKEFTSVTSGEEFSKLAASGQEVFERLECFHKPVIAAIHGAALGGGLELAMGCHMRIVTDTTKLGLPELQLGLIPGFAGTQRLPRYVGMPKAAEMLLTSEPISGTEAVRLGLANQAYSDEELLPKTMELAKKIAKKSPVAVKAALAMLQYAKPASYYEGVKAESDSFGEVFISEDAKEGIQAFLEKRQPVFTGK, encoded by the coding sequence ATGAAGTTTCTAACAGTAGCAATTGAAGACGGTGTCGCTGTTGCGACTATTAACAGGCCGCCTGCGAATGCGCTTTCACGCGCACTCATACTAGAGGTCGATGAACTCCTTGACCAGATGGAAATCGATGAATCGGTACGTGTCATCGTATTACATGGGGAAGGAAAGTTTTTCTCGGCTGGTGCGGATATTAAGGAATTTACATCCGTTACATCGGGAGAAGAGTTTTCAAAGTTAGCTGCGAGTGGGCAAGAGGTGTTTGAGCGTTTAGAGTGTTTTCATAAACCTGTTATTGCGGCTATTCATGGCGCGGCACTCGGTGGTGGACTTGAGCTAGCGATGGGTTGTCATATGCGTATCGTTACTGACACGACGAAACTAGGCTTGCCAGAATTGCAATTGGGTCTAATCCCTGGATTCGCTGGGACACAACGTCTGCCACGCTATGTTGGAATGCCAAAAGCAGCAGAGATGTTGCTGACAAGCGAGCCAATCAGTGGTACAGAAGCTGTTCGTCTAGGGCTCGCTAACCAAGCTTATTCAGATGAAGAGTTGCTACCTAAAACAATGGAACTTGCCAAGAAAATTGCTAAGAAAAGCCCTGTCGCAGTGAAAGCTGCACTGGCTATGCTGCAATACGCAAAACCAGCATCTTATTATGAAGGTGTCAAAGCAGAATCCGATTCGTTCGGTGAAGTTTTCATCTCTGAAGATGCAAAAGAAGGAATCCAAGCATTTCTTGAAAAACGTCAACCTGTATTTACAGGAAAATAA
- a CDS encoding electron transfer flavoprotein subunit alpha/FixB family protein, with amino-acid sequence MSNKVLVLGEAREGTLRNVSFEVIAAAKKISGGGEVVGVLLGDAVQTLAEEMIHYGADRVVTVEHPHLKQYTSDAFGQAFMAVYEQEKPDAVVFGHTALGKDLSPKIASKLASGLISDVTAIEGEGDAAVFIRPIYSGKAFEKVKNKEGLLFITVRPNNIAPLEQDASRTGDVSAVTAEITSLRSVIAEVVRKSTEGVDLSEAKVVVAGGRGVKSAEGFEPLQELATLLGGAIGASRGACDADYCDYSLQIGQTGKVVTPDLYIAAGISGAIQHVAGMSNAKVIVAINKDPEANIFKIADYGIVGDLFDVIPLMIEEIKKIKSN; translated from the coding sequence ATGTCTAACAAAGTACTAGTTCTTGGGGAAGCACGAGAAGGGACATTGCGTAATGTTTCGTTCGAAGTAATCGCAGCTGCGAAAAAGATTTCTGGTGGCGGGGAAGTTGTTGGCGTATTGCTCGGCGACGCTGTCCAGACGCTTGCGGAAGAAATGATTCATTACGGCGCTGATCGTGTCGTTACCGTGGAGCATCCGCATTTGAAACAATATACATCTGACGCTTTCGGCCAAGCGTTTATGGCTGTTTATGAGCAAGAGAAGCCGGATGCTGTTGTATTTGGTCATACAGCACTTGGTAAAGATTTATCACCGAAAATTGCGAGTAAGTTGGCGTCTGGCTTGATTTCAGATGTGACAGCTATCGAAGGTGAAGGCGATGCTGCTGTATTCATTCGCCCGATCTACTCTGGAAAAGCATTTGAAAAAGTGAAAAACAAAGAAGGGCTGCTGTTCATCACAGTGCGTCCAAACAATATTGCACCATTAGAGCAAGATGCGAGCCGTACGGGTGACGTGTCGGCTGTTACAGCAGAAATTACGAGCCTTCGTTCAGTCATTGCTGAAGTTGTCCGTAAATCAACTGAAGGTGTTGACCTTTCTGAAGCAAAAGTAGTTGTTGCAGGTGGTCGAGGAGTGAAGAGCGCAGAAGGATTCGAGCCGTTACAAGAACTTGCAACGCTACTAGGTGGAGCAATCGGGGCATCTCGTGGTGCTTGTGATGCGGACTACTGTGACTACTCTCTACAAATCGGACAGACGGGTAAAGTCGTGACGCCAGACTTGTACATCGCTGCAGGTATTTCAGGTGCGATTCAGCACGTTGCAGGGATGTCGAATGCGAAAGTAATCGTAGCAATCAACAAAGATCCAGAAGCAAATATTTTCAAAATTGCAGATTACGGCATCGTCGGCGACTTGTTCGATGTTATTCCGTTGATGATTGAAGAGATTAAGAAGATTAAATCAAACTAA
- a CDS encoding electron transfer flavoprotein subunit beta/FixA family protein — protein MNIYVLVKRTFDTEEKITVANGKIADDGAEFIINPYDEYAIEEAIQVRDANEGEVTVITIGDEDAEKQLRTALAMGADKAVLINTEDDLDEMDEFTAAKIIAEYLKDKDADLILAGNVAIDGGSGQIGPRVAELLGINYVTTITNLEIDGTSVKIVRDVEGDSETIETTLPLLVTAQQGLNEPRYPSLPGIMKAKKKPLEELELDDLDLDEDDVAAKTETIEVYLPPQKAAGRVLEGDIADQVKELVTLLHSEAKVI, from the coding sequence ATGAATATTTATGTATTAGTAAAACGGACATTTGATACAGAGGAAAAAATTACGGTTGCCAATGGGAAAATTGCTGATGATGGTGCGGAGTTTATCATTAACCCGTACGATGAATATGCAATTGAAGAAGCAATTCAAGTACGTGATGCTAATGAAGGCGAAGTAACAGTTATTACAATTGGTGACGAGGATGCGGAGAAGCAATTACGTACGGCATTGGCAATGGGTGCAGATAAGGCGGTCCTTATTAATACTGAGGATGATCTCGATGAGATGGATGAGTTTACAGCTGCAAAAATTATCGCTGAATATTTGAAGGATAAAGATGCGGATCTAATCCTTGCTGGTAACGTAGCAATTGATGGCGGTTCAGGACAAATTGGACCACGTGTAGCTGAACTTCTTGGCATTAACTATGTAACAACGATTACGAATCTTGAAATCGACGGTACATCTGTGAAGATTGTTCGTGACGTTGAAGGGGATTCTGAAACAATTGAAACAACACTGCCATTACTCGTAACGGCACAGCAAGGTTTGAACGAACCGCGATACCCGTCACTTCCAGGGATCATGAAAGCGAAGAAAAAGCCGCTTGAAGAGCTTGAATTGGATGATTTGGATCTGGATGAGGATGATGTAGCAGCGAAAACAGAAACAATCGAAGTATACCTGCCACCACAAAAAGCGGCTGGACGGGTTCTTGAAGGCGACATAGCCGATCAAGTGAAAGAGCTTGTAACGCTACTTCATTCTGAAGCGAAAGTAATTTAA
- the polX gene encoding DNA polymerase/3'-5' exonuclease PolX yields the protein MNKKTIIRTFEKIALYMELLGENHFKVSAFRKAANVLELDPRSLAEMDDILTLKGIGKGTGAVITDLLEKGESELLKELEETVPKGLVPLLKIPGLGGKKIAKLHEALGIDSVESLRDACAAGEVSKAPGFGKKTEDNLLAEIELLGTRQGKFPIWQVEKVVSFVEQELQAIPEITRFSVAGSYRRTEEQSSDVDFIIVTDKPSVVREKLLASLPLSATIGAGDAKLSVTLDLEEQIDADFRFVKEEQFATAIHHFTGSKDHNVRMRQLAKSRGLKISEYGVEDEEGAVTTFESETEFFAHFDLPFIPPALRRNGSEIDRVEELAGLIALEDIRSDLHMHTTWSDGGYSIREMVEACRAKGYSYMVITDHTEYLKVANGLTPERVRQQIAEIRALNEEYDDIEIFCGTEMDILPDATLDFNDELLSELDFVIASIHSSFSQSQEQIMERLHTAMKNPHVDMIAHPTGRIVGQREGYNPDIPQLIQWAKEYGKVLELNANPYRLDLATEHLIMAQEAGVPIAINTDAHAIDQLKYMDIGVKYGQKAWLKKETVVNTWPLDKFLRDIVRK from the coding sequence TTGAATAAAAAAACAATCATTCGTACGTTTGAAAAAATCGCTTTATATATGGAGTTACTTGGAGAAAACCATTTTAAAGTTTCTGCATTTCGAAAAGCGGCTAATGTACTCGAACTTGATCCACGTAGTCTAGCTGAAATGGACGATATTCTTACACTAAAGGGCATCGGTAAAGGGACGGGTGCAGTCATTACGGATTTGCTGGAAAAAGGCGAGTCAGAGCTACTAAAAGAGCTAGAAGAGACGGTTCCTAAAGGACTGGTTCCCTTATTGAAAATCCCGGGACTTGGTGGCAAGAAAATCGCCAAATTGCATGAAGCACTCGGTATCGACTCAGTCGAATCATTACGCGATGCATGTGCCGCTGGAGAAGTGAGCAAGGCTCCTGGCTTTGGGAAGAAAACGGAAGACAATCTGTTAGCTGAAATAGAATTGCTAGGCACACGCCAAGGTAAATTCCCGATTTGGCAAGTAGAAAAGGTTGTATCATTTGTGGAGCAGGAACTACAAGCAATCCCAGAAATCACCCGTTTTTCTGTTGCAGGCAGTTACCGCCGGACAGAAGAGCAAAGCAGTGATGTAGACTTCATCATTGTAACGGACAAGCCAAGCGTTGTACGGGAGAAATTGCTAGCTTCCCTACCACTTTCTGCGACAATCGGGGCAGGTGACGCCAAATTATCCGTCACACTCGACTTGGAAGAACAAATCGATGCGGATTTCCGTTTTGTGAAGGAAGAGCAATTCGCTACCGCCATTCATCATTTTACAGGTTCAAAGGATCATAATGTTCGTATGCGTCAGCTAGCGAAGTCGAGAGGGTTAAAAATTAGTGAATACGGCGTGGAGGATGAAGAGGGAGCTGTTACGACATTCGAGTCGGAAACGGAATTTTTTGCCCACTTCGATCTGCCTTTCATTCCACCCGCGCTTCGTAGAAATGGAAGTGAAATCGACCGTGTCGAAGAATTAGCAGGCTTAATTGCGCTAGAAGATATCCGCTCTGACTTGCATATGCATACGACTTGGTCGGACGGAGGCTATTCTATCCGTGAAATGGTGGAGGCATGCCGTGCCAAAGGCTATTCTTATATGGTTATTACGGATCATACAGAGTACTTGAAAGTGGCGAACGGTTTAACGCCAGAACGCGTGCGTCAACAAATTGCAGAAATTCGTGCTTTAAATGAAGAATATGATGATATTGAAATTTTTTGTGGAACGGAAATGGACATTCTTCCCGATGCAACGCTCGATTTTAACGATGAATTGTTAAGTGAGCTCGATTTTGTTATTGCGTCTATCCATTCAAGCTTTAGCCAATCGCAAGAACAAATTATGGAGAGGCTCCATACGGCGATGAAAAATCCGCATGTCGATATGATTGCACATCCAACAGGGCGTATTGTCGGTCAGCGTGAAGGCTATAATCCGGATATACCCCAGCTTATTCAATGGGCTAAGGAATACGGTAAAGTATTGGAGCTAAATGCGAATCCTTACCGATTGGATTTGGCGACGGAACATTTAATCATGGCGCAAGAGGCAGGCGTTCCGATCGCTATCAATACAGACGCACATGCTATTGATCAGTTGAAATATATGGATATTGGTGTGAAATACGGCCAAAAAGCTTGGCTGAAAAAAGAAACGGTCGTTAATACATGGCCGCTCGATAAATTCCTCCGTGACATCGTCCGGAAATGA
- a CDS encoding TetR/AcrR family transcriptional regulator, with product MKRDRPKYKQIVDAAVVVIAENGFHQAQVSKIAKEAGVADGTIYLYFKNKEDILISVFREKMAIFVNNVEVIMKKDIDTSEKLLRMIDNHFRVLHEDRQLAIVTQLELRQSNKELRFRINEVLKEYLMLLDAILKEGIDNGRLNAELDIRLARQMVFGTIDETITSWVMNDQKYELMKLTPEVHRLIMNALKA from the coding sequence GTGAAACGAGATAGGCCGAAATATAAACAAATCGTAGATGCGGCAGTTGTTGTCATCGCTGAAAATGGATTTCATCAAGCACAAGTCTCAAAGATTGCGAAGGAAGCTGGTGTTGCAGACGGGACGATTTATCTTTACTTTAAAAATAAAGAGGATATTCTTATATCTGTATTTAGGGAAAAGATGGCTATATTCGTCAATAATGTTGAGGTTATCATGAAAAAAGACATCGACACTTCTGAAAAATTATTGAGGATGATCGATAATCATTTCCGTGTACTTCATGAAGACCGTCAACTTGCAATCGTCACTCAGTTGGAACTTCGACAATCGAATAAAGAGTTGCGCTTCCGTATTAACGAAGTACTGAAGGAATATTTAATGCTGCTGGATGCTATCTTGAAAGAAGGAATAGATAACGGGAGGCTCAATGCCGAGCTTGATATCCGACTTGCAAGGCAAATGGTATTTGGGACAATTGATGAAACAATCACTTCATGGGTGATGAATGATCAGAAATACGAATTAATGAAATTGACACCCGAAGTACATAGACTCATCATGAATGCATTGAAAGCTTAA